Proteins encoded in a region of the Flavobacterium sp. MDT1-60 genome:
- a CDS encoding pitrilysin family protein, which produces MKKYIFLGYCSLAFCTLISAQDKSENFKKIKELGGIEEYLYQPNGMNVLLLQDNASPVATVQIVYRVGSKNEVLGNTGSTHLLEHLMFKGTPTFNKKSGTTITDVLQNTGAQLNATTWYDRTNYFETLPSDKIGLALQIEADRMRNSLLLKEDKEAEMTVVRNEFERGENDPNSLLDKEIWASAYIAHPYHHSTIGWKSDIEKAPIEVLRNFYNTYYWPDNATLTIIGDFKKENVFELIEKYFRGITKAPNAMPQPYTEEPQQYGPRKIIIKKPGELSVVNKAYKIPGALHEDLPALNILGEIIGSGPSAILNKTFVDTRMGIYSYASATNFKEVGLFTIGVGFPTTSKHEDIDAKISEVVAKIQKDGVTQDEVNRVVAKISSQTILARDGSGVIASELNEAIAAGDWTDFVTGVDRLKKVTPADVLRVAQKYLLEDQSTTGYFIPKQSGAQGQDAAQANNFIPENGPFYYRHPEGGDLHEEAASAVSSEQKSSTTEIALDENIIEKNASSYKREKVAGIDVVSVKTSAKDFVTVAASISLGNFVNENKNPMISSLTASMLSKGTTLNDKFKFSEKLQKLGVNLNVNASVTKINIGFKCLKKDLDQVITLLAEELRNPLFDAKEFENLKQQFIGNKQQNLNDPGERGSIALSQAIYPKGNPNYSLSVEEDLANIKNATLDEIKAFHKKYFGPASMHLVIVGDTDGANLNTSLKKSFKNWNGGVSEALKFEEAAKVSSKTEVITIAEKPSAELYIGQYSGLKRADADYIPFYIANYTLGAGFAGRLMQTVRDNDGLTYSISSGMGGNITTGGYWMVNASFNPSLFQKGLDATMVQVNKWVNDGITQTELENKKTNLIGSFKVGMSTTNGMARTILSFVERGLEPNYIEQYPKDIEKVTLKQVNDAIKKYIQLDKMIIIKSGSLDKDGNPLQ; this is translated from the coding sequence ATGAAAAAATACATCTTTCTGGGCTATTGCTCACTAGCTTTCTGCACCCTGATTTCAGCGCAGGACAAATCTGAAAACTTTAAAAAAATCAAAGAATTAGGTGGTATAGAGGAATATTTGTACCAGCCAAACGGAATGAATGTTTTGCTTTTGCAGGATAACGCTTCGCCGGTTGCCACCGTTCAAATCGTATATCGTGTAGGTTCTAAAAATGAAGTTTTAGGCAACACAGGCTCAACGCATCTATTGGAGCATTTAATGTTTAAGGGAACCCCAACTTTTAATAAAAAAAGCGGAACTACAATTACTGATGTACTTCAAAATACAGGAGCACAGCTAAATGCAACAACCTGGTACGACCGAACCAATTATTTTGAAACACTGCCAAGTGATAAGATTGGATTGGCACTACAAATTGAAGCCGACAGAATGCGCAATTCTTTATTACTGAAAGAAGATAAAGAGGCTGAAATGACAGTGGTTCGCAATGAATTTGAACGTGGCGAGAACGACCCAAACAGTTTATTGGATAAAGAAATCTGGGCATCGGCTTATATTGCACATCCGTATCATCATTCTACAATTGGATGGAAATCGGATATTGAAAAAGCGCCAATTGAGGTTCTGCGTAATTTCTACAATACCTATTATTGGCCTGATAATGCGACTTTAACCATTATTGGCGATTTTAAAAAAGAGAATGTCTTTGAATTAATCGAAAAGTATTTTCGAGGAATTACAAAAGCGCCAAACGCAATGCCTCAGCCTTATACCGAAGAGCCTCAGCAATATGGACCTCGAAAAATTATCATAAAAAAACCGGGAGAATTAAGCGTTGTGAATAAAGCTTATAAAATTCCGGGAGCTTTACACGAAGATTTGCCGGCATTAAATATTCTGGGCGAAATTATCGGATCCGGACCTTCGGCAATTTTAAATAAAACTTTTGTTGATACGCGTATGGGGATTTATAGCTATGCGAGTGCGACAAATTTTAAGGAAGTTGGTCTTTTTACTATTGGCGTTGGTTTTCCAACCACTTCAAAACATGAAGATATCGATGCTAAAATAAGTGAGGTTGTTGCTAAAATTCAAAAAGATGGCGTTACACAGGATGAGGTAAATCGTGTGGTAGCTAAAATCAGTTCGCAAACAATTTTAGCACGTGATGGTTCCGGTGTTATTGCATCAGAACTGAATGAAGCAATTGCAGCAGGTGACTGGACAGATTTTGTTACAGGAGTTGACCGATTGAAAAAAGTAACTCCGGCAGATGTTCTTCGCGTAGCACAAAAATACCTGTTAGAAGATCAAAGTACAACAGGATATTTTATTCCAAAACAAAGTGGTGCTCAAGGTCAGGATGCAGCGCAGGCAAATAATTTCATTCCTGAAAATGGTCCGTTTTATTACAGACATCCGGAAGGTGGAGATTTGCATGAAGAAGCTGCATCAGCTGTTTCATCGGAACAAAAAAGCAGTACTACAGAAATTGCTTTAGATGAAAATATAATCGAAAAAAACGCTTCTTCATACAAAAGAGAAAAAGTAGCCGGAATTGATGTGGTTTCAGTAAAAACTTCGGCTAAAGATTTCGTAACCGTTGCTGCCAGTATTTCGTTAGGAAATTTTGTCAATGAAAATAAAAATCCAATGATTTCGTCTTTAACGGCGTCAATGCTGTCAAAAGGAACCACGCTTAATGATAAGTTTAAATTCTCTGAAAAACTTCAAAAATTGGGTGTGAACTTAAATGTAAATGCTTCTGTAACTAAAATAAATATTGGTTTTAAATGCCTGAAAAAAGATTTAGATCAGGTCATTACATTATTGGCAGAAGAGTTAAGAAACCCATTATTTGATGCTAAAGAATTCGAAAACCTGAAACAGCAGTTTATCGGAAATAAACAGCAAAACTTAAATGATCCGGGCGAAAGAGGCAGTATTGCCTTGTCTCAGGCAATTTATCCAAAAGGAAATCCAAATTACAGTTTAAGTGTTGAAGAAGATTTAGCCAATATCAAAAATGCAACCCTTGATGAGATAAAGGCGTTTCATAAAAAATATTTCGGTCCTGCGTCAATGCATTTAGTAATTGTGGGAGATACAGATGGAGCGAATTTGAATACCTCTTTAAAAAAATCATTTAAGAATTGGAATGGTGGTGTTTCAGAAGCTTTAAAATTTGAAGAAGCAGCAAAAGTATCTTCCAAAACAGAAGTGATTACCATTGCTGAAAAACCAAGTGCCGAATTATACATTGGACAATACTCAGGTTTAAAAAGAGCTGATGCCGATTATATTCCGTTTTATATTGCAAATTACACTTTAGGAGCCGGTTTTGCAGGTCGTTTGATGCAGACAGTTCGCGATAATGATGGTTTAACATATAGTATTTCATCAGGAATGGGAGGAAATATCACTACCGGAGGATACTGGATGGTGAATGCATCTTTCAATCCGTCTTTATTCCAAAAAGGGCTGGATGCCACAATGGTTCAGGTAAATAAATGGGTAAATGATGGTATTACACAGACAGAATTAGAGAACAAGAAAACCAATTTAATTGGAAGTTTTAAAGTGGGTATGTCGACAACAAATGGTATGGCCAGAACTATTTTGAGTTTTGTTGAAAGAGGTTTAGAGCCAAATTATATTGAACAATATCCAAAAGATATCGAGAAAGTGACTTTGAAACAGGTTAATGATGCGATAAAAAAATACATTCAATTAGACAAAATGATTATCATTAAATCCGGTTCGCTTGATAAAGATGGTAATCCGTTACAATAA
- a CDS encoding aminotransferase class V-fold PLP-dependent enzyme, protein MDAILNKTELTQLEQYFSKFRKNIIGVNHTFESVYGKQKMLYSDWIASGRLYIPIEDILRNKIGPMIANTHSFSSETGKASTYAYQHARYLIKKHVNAKESDILVTTGTGMTAALNKLQRIMGLRSVDNIYNVNLKYDDERPVVFITHMEHHSNQVPWYETIADVVILPAGENNLVDSKILSEELKKYAHRTLKIGSFTACSNVTGIITPYYELAKIMHQNGGFCFVDFAASAPYIKIDMHPKDPEEQLDAVFFSPHKFLGGPGTCGVLVFNEKLYKSSFPDNPGGGNVKCTDPWGGYHYSDAIEIKEDGGTPGFLQVIRTALCLELKEQMGIENMKNRERELLELCYSELQKIEGLSILGDLKTERIGCVSFTIENIHYNLIVRLLNDRFGIQVRGGWSCASTYAHYLFDIDQLESTKMTNELLQKNLSNKPGWVRVSLHPTMTNEELLFICDAIKQVAFYYEEWQEVYQYNPKNNEFESIINQETIAEDVKEWFCMDQNI, encoded by the coding sequence ATGGATGCTATTCTGAACAAAACTGAATTAACCCAATTAGAGCAATATTTTTCGAAGTTTAGGAAAAATATAATTGGAGTGAATCATACTTTCGAATCGGTTTACGGGAAACAAAAGATGTTGTACTCCGACTGGATTGCCAGTGGAAGATTGTATATTCCGATAGAAGATATTTTACGGAACAAAATTGGCCCTATGATTGCCAATACACATTCTTTTTCAAGTGAAACAGGCAAGGCTTCTACGTATGCCTATCAACATGCCAGATACTTAATCAAAAAACACGTTAACGCTAAGGAATCGGATATTTTGGTTACAACCGGAACCGGAATGACAGCGGCTTTAAACAAGCTGCAACGCATTATGGGATTGCGTTCTGTGGATAATATTTATAATGTTAATCTGAAATATGATGATGAAAGACCTGTAGTTTTTATCACACACATGGAACATCATTCGAATCAGGTTCCGTGGTATGAAACTATTGCAGATGTGGTAATTTTGCCGGCTGGAGAGAACAATTTGGTTGATTCCAAAATCCTTTCAGAAGAACTAAAAAAATACGCTCATCGAACTTTAAAAATCGGTTCTTTTACAGCTTGTTCAAACGTTACCGGAATTATTACGCCGTATTATGAATTGGCAAAAATCATGCATCAAAACGGGGGATTTTGTTTTGTTGATTTTGCGGCTTCAGCACCGTATATCAAAATCGATATGCATCCTAAAGATCCAGAGGAACAATTGGATGCTGTTTTCTTTTCTCCCCATAAATTTTTAGGAGGTCCGGGTACTTGCGGGGTTTTAGTTTTTAATGAAAAGTTATATAAATCCAGTTTTCCAGATAATCCTGGTGGCGGAAATGTAAAATGTACCGATCCCTGGGGCGGCTATCATTATAGTGATGCTATTGAAATTAAAGAAGATGGCGGAACTCCGGGTTTTTTGCAAGTAATAAGAACAGCTTTGTGTCTGGAGTTAAAAGAACAAATGGGAATTGAAAACATGAAAAATAGAGAAAGAGAGCTTCTTGAACTTTGTTATTCTGAACTTCAAAAAATAGAAGGTCTATCAATTTTAGGAGATTTAAAAACGGAAAGAATTGGCTGTGTTTCTTTTACGATTGAAAATATCCATTATAATTTAATCGTCCGACTTTTGAATGATCGTTTTGGAATCCAGGTTCGTGGAGGCTGGTCCTGTGCCAGTACCTATGCCCATTATTTATTTGATATTGATCAGCTGGAATCTACAAAAATGACAAACGAATTGCTTCAGAAAAACCTAAGCAATAAACCGGGCTGGGTGCGAGTGTCTTTACATCCGACAATGACCAACGAAGAACTTTTGTTTATTTGCGATGCAATTAAACAAGTAGCTTTTTATTATGAAGAATGGCAGGAAGTGTATCAATACAATCCTAAGAATAATGAGTTTGAAAGTATTATAAATCAGGAAACAATTGCCGAAGATGTAAAGGAATGGTTTTGTATGGATCAAAACATTTAA
- a CDS encoding NADPH-dependent F420 reductase yields the protein MKIGIIGTGAIGGTIAKKMAAAGHEVKVNNSDQGDKLKARAEELSVAAASIKDVVKNVNVIILSLPTIAIPTLPKDLLADVPENVIVVDTSNYYPFRDADIEEIKNGKVESVWVSEQLGRPVIKAFNNLLAETLASGGKESGSEDRIAMAVAGNDKEAKKIIMGLINDAGYDAVDSGKLSESWRHQPGTPAYCTELTAEELKQALSDGVKEEAPSLRDKAIADLSSLPSYPSHPDVVEYNRGLFQKNPKSNKL from the coding sequence ATGAAAATAGGAATAATAGGTACCGGTGCAATAGGTGGTACGATCGCAAAAAAAATGGCGGCAGCTGGTCATGAAGTGAAAGTGAATAATTCAGATCAAGGTGATAAATTAAAGGCTCGTGCTGAGGAGTTAAGTGTTGCAGCTGCAAGTATAAAGGATGTTGTAAAAAATGTAAATGTTATCATTTTATCATTGCCAACCATAGCAATCCCAACTTTACCTAAAGATTTGTTAGCAGACGTTCCGGAAAATGTAATTGTGGTAGACACATCAAATTATTATCCATTCCGTGATGCCGACATTGAAGAGATCAAAAATGGAAAAGTGGAAAGTGTTTGGGTATCTGAACAATTAGGGAGACCGGTGATAAAAGCCTTCAACAACTTATTGGCAGAAACACTGGCAAGTGGCGGAAAAGAGTCAGGTTCTGAAGACAGAATAGCAATGGCTGTCGCAGGTAATGACAAAGAGGCAAAAAAAATAATTATGGGATTAATTAATGATGCCGGTTACGATGCCGTTGACTCTGGCAAACTTTCTGAATCCTGGAGACATCAGCCGGGAACTCCTGCTTACTGCACAGAACTTACTGCAGAAGAATTAAAACAGGCACTTTCTGATGGAGTAAAAGAAGAAGCACCTTCCTTAAGAGATAAGGCTATTGCTGATCTTTCTTCCCTGCCTTCATATCCATCACATCCAGATGTAGTAGAATACAACAGAGGGTTATTTCAAAAAAATCCTAAGTCTAATAAATTATAA
- a CDS encoding helix-turn-helix domain-containing protein, giving the protein MRDTLEVINGKWKLSIIISVGVGNSRFTEIQESIPGLTPKVLSKELKELEQHQLIKRVITHDYPVKISYCLEPYADTLTPIIYAMKDWGLNHKKKIFQEVNPAEV; this is encoded by the coding sequence GTGCGGGACACACTGGAAGTAATTAATGGAAAATGGAAATTATCGATTATTATTTCAGTCGGTGTAGGCAACAGTCGATTTACGGAAATCCAGGAGAGTATTCCGGGACTAACTCCCAAAGTGCTGTCTAAGGAACTTAAGGAACTCGAACAGCACCAATTGATCAAAAGGGTTATAACACACGATTATCCTGTCAAAATTTCCTATTGCCTGGAACCCTATGCGGATACCTTAACCCCAATAATCTATGCTATGAAAGATTGGGGTCTAAACCACAAGAAGAAAATTTTCCAGGAAGTTAATCCTGCAGAAGTTTAG
- a CDS encoding carboxymuconolactone decarboxylase family protein → MATIAALTATGNLEQLKPAINTGLKAGLTINEIKEALVQLYAYCGFPRSLNAINSLMAVLEERKSQGIKDTEGKDASTASVTEKYKSGKENLQKLTGKEETGPKTGAAAFAPVIDTFLKEHLFADIFNRDVLDFRQREFVTISALAAMSGVEPQLQAHLFMGKNTGITDAQLLELTTIIEKTAGKTQANILRNAIGQPVTPIIEPDMLVRISEIEIIPEYLEEYKTILEKESSESVKLEAGVIAIYPMFQKENPAQIRIIEIYANQKSYKSHLQTPHFQHYKTTTLKMVKSLKLVDMTALDPDTMTLIFEKTGKQF, encoded by the coding sequence ATGGCAACTATTGCCGCACTTACAGCAACAGGAAATTTAGAACAATTAAAACCTGCCATAAATACTGGTCTTAAAGCCGGACTTACTATAAATGAAATAAAAGAAGCTTTGGTGCAACTTTATGCCTATTGTGGATTTCCCCGAAGCTTAAATGCTATCAACTCGTTAATGGCTGTTCTCGAAGAAAGAAAATCCCAAGGCATAAAAGATACTGAAGGTAAAGATGCTTCTACAGCTTCTGTAACTGAAAAATACAAATCAGGAAAAGAGAATCTGCAAAAATTAACGGGTAAAGAAGAAACAGGTCCAAAAACAGGTGCCGCTGCTTTTGCTCCTGTAATAGATACTTTTTTAAAAGAACATTTGTTTGCAGATATTTTTAATCGTGATGTGTTGGATTTCCGCCAAAGAGAGTTTGTAACTATCTCTGCACTCGCTGCAATGTCCGGAGTTGAGCCACAGCTCCAAGCACATCTATTTATGGGTAAAAATACCGGGATAACAGATGCCCAGCTTTTGGAACTTACCACTATTATCGAAAAAACAGCAGGAAAAACACAAGCCAATATTTTAAGAAATGCCATTGGTCAGCCTGTTACACCAATTATTGAACCTGATATGCTCGTAAGAATTTCTGAAATCGAAATTATTCCTGAATATTTAGAAGAATACAAAACTATACTCGAAAAAGAATCTTCAGAATCAGTAAAACTTGAAGCAGGAGTCATTGCAATTTACCCTATGTTTCAAAAAGAAAATCCTGCTCAGATTAGGATAATAGAGATATATGCTAATCAAAAATCCTATAAATCTCATTTGCAGACACCCCATTTTCAGCATTATAAAACCACAACCTTAAAAATGGTAAAATCATTAAAATTAGTAGATATGACCGCCTTAGACCCGGATACTATGACACTTATTTTTGAAAAGACTGGAAAGCAATTCTAA
- a CDS encoding cytochrome c biogenesis protein CcdA: MKNFLIAWLLLLSGSMFAQMYNPVKWTTSVEKTSDKEYILKAEAAIQPGWHLYGQYIEEGGPSATAFTFKNPKKNFDSVGKTEEGKGHEVVDKIFNMKIKYFEKKALFSQKIKFNSDEITTIAAEVEFMVCDDSNCLPPSSEELSFKIPNVKKLAVAEENAIVDNNTISEESQVVSKEGKVEKVVVNSAKKNESRGLISIFIIAFLSGFAALLTPCVFPMIPMTVSYFTKQSKTKAAGIRNALIYGFSIIIIYVLLGSIVTAVFGADSLNALSTNVWFNLIFFILLVVFAVSFLGAFEIMLPNALANKVDSQADRGGLIGIFFMALALAIVSFSCTGPIVGTLLVEAASKGGIAPIVGMLGFSTAIALPFSLFAAFPGWLNALPKSGGWLNTVKVVLGFLELALAFKFLSNADLVLQLHWLEREVFLTIWIAVFGVLAFYLFGKITLPHDSPINHISVGRLTFGLLILSFTIYLIPGLWGAPLKLISGFPPPMQYSESPYGVGAAKNTEKTHTESLPEGAELGPQDIITFHDYEKGIEFAKKAGKPVLLDFTGYACVNCRKMEELVWSDPKVLGILKNDIVLISLYVDDKKELPESEQYVSETTGKKIKTVGNKWSDLQIKTYKANAQPFYVIVDHNNANLTAPSAYNPDIENYYNWLNTGIKNFKK, from the coding sequence ATGAAAAATTTTTTAATTGCATGGTTATTACTTCTTTCGGGAAGTATGTTTGCCCAAATGTACAATCCGGTAAAATGGACTACTTCCGTTGAAAAAACATCAGATAAAGAATATATTTTAAAAGCCGAAGCTGCAATTCAGCCAGGCTGGCATTTGTACGGGCAATATATTGAAGAAGGAGGTCCATCGGCGACAGCTTTTACCTTCAAAAATCCAAAAAAGAACTTTGATTCAGTGGGAAAAACCGAAGAAGGAAAAGGACATGAAGTTGTGGATAAAATTTTCAATATGAAAATCAAATATTTTGAAAAGAAAGCGCTTTTTTCGCAGAAAATAAAATTCAATTCAGACGAAATTACCACTATTGCAGCAGAAGTTGAATTTATGGTTTGTGATGACAGTAATTGTTTGCCGCCATCATCTGAGGAATTATCTTTTAAAATTCCGAATGTTAAAAAATTGGCTGTAGCCGAAGAAAATGCAATTGTCGATAACAATACAATTTCAGAAGAAAGTCAAGTCGTTAGCAAAGAAGGAAAAGTTGAAAAAGTAGTTGTAAATTCTGCGAAAAAAAATGAATCAAGAGGTTTAATAAGCATTTTTATCATTGCATTTTTATCTGGTTTTGCCGCTTTGCTGACACCTTGCGTTTTCCCGATGATTCCAATGACGGTAAGTTATTTTACCAAACAAAGTAAAACTAAAGCCGCAGGAATCAGAAATGCTTTAATTTATGGATTTTCAATCATCATTATCTATGTTTTATTAGGTTCAATTGTAACCGCCGTTTTTGGTGCCGATTCGTTAAATGCACTTTCGACGAATGTTTGGTTCAACCTTATTTTCTTTATTTTATTAGTTGTTTTTGCGGTTTCTTTTTTAGGAGCTTTCGAAATTATGTTGCCAAATGCACTCGCCAACAAAGTTGATTCTCAAGCCGACCGTGGTGGATTAATTGGAATTTTCTTTATGGCTTTAGCTTTAGCCATTGTATCTTTTTCATGTACAGGCCCAATTGTGGGAACCTTATTGGTTGAAGCAGCTTCAAAAGGCGGGATCGCCCCAATTGTTGGAATGTTAGGATTTTCAACGGCAATTGCATTGCCTTTTTCTTTGTTCGCTGCTTTTCCGGGCTGGCTGAATGCCTTGCCAAAATCTGGCGGCTGGCTGAATACCGTAAAAGTGGTTCTTGGTTTTTTAGAATTGGCTTTGGCCTTCAAATTTTTATCCAATGCGGATTTGGTTCTGCAATTGCATTGGCTGGAAAGAGAAGTGTTTTTAACGATTTGGATTGCTGTTTTTGGTGTTTTGGCATTTTATTTATTCGGGAAAATTACGCTACCTCATGATTCTCCAATTAATCATATTTCAGTTGGGAGATTGACTTTTGGTCTTTTGATCTTGAGTTTTACCATTTATTTGATTCCCGGACTTTGGGGAGCACCTTTAAAATTAATCAGCGGTTTTCCTCCGCCAATGCAATACAGTGAATCACCGTATGGAGTTGGGGCTGCTAAAAATACAGAAAAAACACATACTGAAAGTTTGCCGGAAGGAGCAGAGCTTGGTCCCCAGGATATTATCACTTTTCATGATTACGAAAAAGGAATCGAATTTGCCAAAAAAGCAGGAAAGCCTGTCTTGCTTGACTTTACAGGATATGCTTGCGTAAACTGCCGAAAAATGGAAGAGCTGGTTTGGTCTGACCCAAAAGTTTTAGGCATTTTAAAAAATGATATAGTTCTGATTTCTCTTTATGTGGACGATAAAAAAGAACTTCCTGAAAGTGAGCAATATGTTTCTGAAACAACAGGTAAAAAAATTAAAACTGTTGGAAACAAATGGAGTGATTTACAAATCAAAACCTATAAGGCAAATGCACAGCCATTTTATGTAATTGTAGATCATAACAATGCTAATTTGACAGCACCTTCTGCTTACAATCCTGATATTGAAAATTATTACAATTGGCTGAACACAGGGATTAAAAATTTTAAGAAATAA
- a CDS encoding TlpA disulfide reductase family protein — protein MKNTVLKLGLLTVMLISTITSCSKKEEGYTINGKFTDVKDGTVYLEFTDGDKTIKDSAKIAEGNFTFKGKIAEPLLYTIKLKGSDYGTAFLLDNETITFEAKKDSMYLAKVLGAVQDSIYKSFYKNEFKKISGLAGPVYKTSDSLTQNGKVKLTAEQKVVMDKRWADLQAFADGLTDKFIKGHKDKLAAALVIDERIVTYGTPEKVKEYYAILTPEIQKSFYGKKLKAAIDLNDKTAVGVRAPEFSQTDVNGKIVKLSDYKGKYVLVDFWASWCGPCRKENPNVVLAYKTYHDKGFDVLGVSLDDKKKLWEKAIEKDGLTWTHVSDLKGWKNEAAVLYCVKLVPTNYLIGPDGKIVAKNLREAELQSKLKEIFSKS, from the coding sequence ATGAAAAACACAGTATTAAAATTAGGTTTATTGACAGTAATGCTGATAAGCACGATAACCTCTTGCTCTAAAAAAGAAGAAGGTTATACTATTAACGGAAAATTTACAGACGTAAAAGACGGAACTGTTTATTTGGAATTTACAGATGGTGATAAAACAATCAAAGATTCGGCTAAAATTGCAGAAGGTAATTTTACTTTCAAAGGGAAAATAGCAGAACCTTTATTGTACACCATAAAACTAAAAGGCTCAGATTATGGAACAGCATTTTTATTAGACAATGAAACGATTACTTTCGAGGCTAAAAAAGATTCAATGTATCTGGCAAAAGTTTTGGGGGCAGTCCAGGATTCTATTTACAAATCTTTTTATAAAAATGAATTCAAAAAGATTTCAGGATTGGCGGGACCCGTTTATAAAACTTCCGATTCTTTAACACAAAATGGAAAAGTAAAACTTACTGCAGAACAAAAAGTGGTAATGGATAAACGCTGGGCAGATTTACAGGCTTTTGCTGATGGTTTAACAGATAAATTCATCAAAGGACACAAAGATAAACTGGCAGCAGCATTGGTTATTGATGAACGAATAGTGACTTATGGAACTCCGGAAAAAGTAAAAGAATATTATGCAATTCTGACTCCGGAAATTCAGAAATCATTTTATGGAAAAAAACTAAAAGCAGCAATTGATCTTAATGATAAAACTGCTGTTGGAGTTAGAGCTCCTGAATTTTCTCAAACAGATGTAAACGGAAAAATCGTAAAATTATCTGATTACAAAGGCAAATATGTTCTCGTTGATTTTTGGGCAAGCTGGTGCGGTCCGTGCCGAAAAGAAAATCCAAATGTGGTTTTGGCTTACAAAACCTATCATGATAAAGGATTTGATGTTTTAGGAGTTTCTCTTGATGATAAAAAGAAGCTGTGGGAAAAAGCAATCGAAAAAGACGGTTTAACCTGGACACACGTTTCTGATTTAAAAGGATGGAAAAATGAAGCAGCTGTTTTATACTGTGTAAAATTAGTTCCGACAAATTACTTAATTGGGCCTGACGGAAAAATCGTTGCGAAAAACCTTAGAGAAGCTGAACTTCAATCAAAATTGAAAGAAATTTTCAGTAAGTCATAA